The Thermus islandicus DSM 21543 genomic interval GGTCGTAGACCCGCTTGACCCGGAAGGGCATATCCCACCCCTTCAAAGCCAGTCCGCCTCCGGCAGGACGCACTCCGGGCACTGAGCCTCCACGAACCGGAGCCAGTCCAGAATCTCCTCCGCGTCCCGGACGGGGCCCAGGTGGTAGACCTCGAGGAAGGCGTCCGCCACCAGGGCACCCCCTTCGGGAAGGGCGGGGAGGAGGACCCCTTCCGGGTCCAGAAGGAGGGGGAGGGGGCTGGGCCTTGGCCCCTGGGCCAGGAGGTAGGCCTGGGCCCCCAGGGCCTCGAGCTCCGCCGCCCTCGCCGAAAGAGCTCGGGCCAGGGCCTCGTCCTTGAGGAGGACGAGGGGCCTCCCCTTGAGGTCCGGAAGGTAGACCTTACCCCCCTCCGGGGTTTTGAGGGGGTAGGGGGGGAGGGGCTTGCGCAGGCGGACCACGCCTTACCCTAGGCCGCTTGTCGCCCCGGCGTCAACGGGCAGCCTTACCTTCTCCACCTTGCGGAACCCAACTCAGGAGATGCTAATATGGCTGTATGCGCACCACCCTGGACCTGCCGGACCCTCTGTACCGGCGGCTGAAGCTCCAGGCCGCCAGGGAGGGCAAGACCCTCCGGGAGCTGGTGATCCGCTACCTGGAGGAGGGGCTGAGGCGGGGAGGCTCTCCGGGGCCTCGGCCCCTGCCGCGGGTCCCCGAGGCCGGGCGGCGCATCCCCGTTCGCACCCACGAGGAGCTTTGGGCCCTTCTGGAGGAAGAGGGTGGACCTGCTGGACCTTAACGTCTGGTTCGCCCTCTTGGTGCCCGAGCACCCCTTCCACCCCCGGGCCCGGGCTTACTGGGAGGAGGCTTCCGATCCCTTCCTGGTCCGGGTCACGGCCTTGGGCCTCCTCCGCCTCCTGACGAACGCCAAGGCCATGGGCGGCAGGCCCTTGGGGGTGAGGGAGGCCTGGGAGGTCTATTGGGAGCTGCGCTTGAGCTCGAGGGTTCCTCTTTTGGAAGAGCCCGAGGGCCTGGACGAGGCCCTGGCCGACCTGGTCCGCGGAGGGCTTTCTCCCCGCCTCTGGACGGACGCCTACCTGGCGGCCTTCGCCCTGGCGGGGGGCCACCGCTTGGTGACCTTGGACCAGGACTTTCGGCGCTTTCCCGGGCTCGAGGTCCTTCGCCTTTCCCCTTGACCCCGGTCATGGACCGCGCCCGGCCTGGTGGTGGAGGCAAGGCAGGAGGTTCCCCTCCTGCCCAAGGTGGCCTTCGCCCTGATTCGCCTCGCTTCCCTTCTCGGGGCGCTCTTCACCGGCCTGCACCTGGGCTTGGCCCCCTGGGCCCCAGCGAGGCTTTCGGAAAAGGCCCGCCGCCTACTGGGATGGGTCTAGCGGCCCGTGCTCCGAAAAGGCCCCTCCCGGGGGCTGGGGCGGGGTATGGAGGCCCACCTCCACCCGTAGCCGCACCCTGCCTTCCGGGGGAACCCAGACGGTCAGGGTAAGGGAGCCTTGGCCCGTGAGGAGGTGAAGCCCCTCTGCCAGGGGCCTCGAGTCCACCAGGGCCTCGCCCCATACCTCCACCAAAAGGGTCCACCGGGTGTTGGCCACGAGACGGACCGCATGAGGGCCAGCCCCCAGCTCCAGGACCGAAGCGGCCTCTCCTCTGGCTCCCTCTGGGCGCAGGTAGGCCACCGGGGGGATGCGGATGCTCACCGTGTTGCCCAGGGGGCTCTGGGCGGAGGCCCAAGGGCTTATCAGAAGGAAAACGCCTAGGATCCACGCCCACATGCTCCCCACCTCCTTAGTGGCCAGGAGCGCGTTCGGGGAGCGGGCGCGAGGGTTGAGGAAAAGGACAAGCCCATGCGTCCGGCCGGTTGCGCCACTGGCTCCCCGTGTCCCTTGGCGCCCATCTTGGGATTCACGGTTCCTCGCCTCCGAACGCCCTAAAAACCTTAGGGCCAGGCTGGGCGCCTGGCCGGCAGAGGGGAAAAAAGATCAAACCCTAGCTGCCCTCGGCCGGTTGCGCCACTGGCTCCACCTGCCCCAGGCGCCCAGATTGCAGGGCAAGCTTCCTCGCCTCCGAGGTGCCTTTAGGGGGCTAGCGCCCCCTAGTCTTAGGGTACTCCCGGAGCCGCTCTTTGGGAAGGGGTCTCCCACCCCACCGCGGCGGGGCCCATCCTTCGGGGCCTAGGCCAGCACCGCGACCCCCCGGGCCTTGGCCTGGTACATGCGGGTGTCGGCGGCGGAGAGGAGCTCGTCCGCCGTTTTCCCATCCTCGGGGAAGGTGGCGAGGCCGATGTTGACCCCGAGGCAGAGGCCGTCAAAGCAGAGTTTCCCGATGGCCTCGGCGTAGCGGAAGGCGGCCTTTATAGCCCCTTCCTTCCCGGTGTGGGGAAAGAGGGCGGCGAACTCGTCCCCGCCCCAGCGGAAAATCTTGTCCCCGTTCCGCCTTTCCCCCAGGAGGGCCTCGGCCACCCTCCTTAAGGCGAGGTCCCCCACGGCGTGGCCCAGTCGGTCGTTCAGCTTCTTGAAGCCCGTAAGGTCCAAAACGGCCAGGGAAAGAGGGTAGCCGTAGCGCTCGGCCCGCTTCAGCTCCTCCAGGAAGGTCTGCTCAAAGGCCCTCCGGTTGGGGAGGCCCGTGAGGGGGTCGGTGAGGGCGGCCTCCTCCAGGAGCTTGCGGGTCTGGCTTTCGTGGAGCAGGGTGGCGAGAGGGGCGGCGAAGAAGCGGGCCGCGCGCAGGGAATCCTCGCCGAAGGCCCGGGGGTCGTGGAGGTTGTCCAGGTTCAGGTAGGCCAGGACCTGGCCCTTATGGGGAATGGGGAGGCAGAGGTTGGCCTGGATCTCCGTGGCCCTTCCCGCGGTGTCTATGACCTCGGGGGGGGCGGTCTCGTGGCTGATCTCGGCGATGGGGCGCTCCGTGGCGCTCAGGACCCGGGGCTCGCCCCTCAGGGCCTCCTCCTTGCCCTGGCCGTACCAGAGGAGCTGGGCCTCGAGGCCGAAGGTCACCCCCTTGAGGCCCTCCAGGTCGTACCCCACCGCCGCCCGGAACCGGTAGACGCCCTCCTCCAGCACGAGGAGGCTCCCCGCCTCCGCCCCGGGCACATACCGAACGGCCACCTCCAAGACCTCCGGGTAAAGCGCCTCCAGAGGCTTTTCCAAAAGGTCCAGGAAGAGGCGGTTCACCGCTTGGTGCCGGGCTCTTTCTGTAAGGCGCTCCAGCCCCAGGCTCAGGGTGCGGCAGGCAGAAAGGAGGAGGTCCACCTCCGCCCTGCGCCAAGGGCGCGCTTCCCGCTGGCCCAGGACCAGCACCCTGCGGCTTCTCGGGGCGCCTTGGGAGGGGACGGGCAGGGCGGCGAGGGTACGCCAGTCCAGGGCCTGGAGGGCGGGAACCCCCTGGCTTTCCTCGGGGTAGCGGGCGGTGAAGAGCGGGCTTCCCGTCTCGTAGACCCGCCAGGCGAGGCCCACCCCAAAGGGCAGGCCCTCCGCCAGCACTTGAAGGAGGCTTGCTTCCCGCACGCCGTGGGAGGCGAGGGCCTGCATCCGCGCTCCCCGGGCTTCCCAGAGGGTCCCCGACTCCAGGCCCAAGGAGGTTACGAGAAGGGCGAGGGCTCCCTCCGCCGCCTCCTCCAGGGTATCGGCCCTCGCCAACCCTTCGGCAAGCTCGGCCAGGATCCTGCGCTCCTTGAGGTCCGCCAGGCGGGAAAGCTGGAGGCTGACGGCCTGGGCGAAGCGGGTGAGGCCCTCCACCTCCTCAGGGAGGAAGGGCTTTTGGCGCTCCAGGTTCAGCACCGCCACCGCCTCGCCCCGCTCAAAGAGGGGCAGGGCGAGCTCGGAAAGCGCCTCCTGACCGAGGGGGGCGATGTAGCTCGGCTCCTTGCGCACGTCGGGGATGTGGACGGGCCGCCCCTCCCGGAAGGCCCGGCCCACCACCCCGGTTCCCGGAATCCAGTCCAGGCCCATGGGGGGTTGGCTGGCAAGCCGACGAAAACCGCTCCCCTGGGGCACCCAGACCCCCACGTGCCCGCTTTCCCCTAGGGCAACGAGGCGCTCCGGAAGGCTTTTTAGAAGGGCCTCCCGGTCCTCCGCCTGGGGGAGGGCCTCGAGGGCCGAGGCCAGGAGCCTCTCTAGTCGGGCCAGGCTTTTGGCCCGGCGGTGGGCCCTCCGCAGGCCTTCCCCCACCTGGTGGGCGAGGAGGGCCGAGAGGAGGAGGAGGGCCAGGGCTACCCCGCTGAACTGGGGAAAGAGGGCTAGGGCGCTTGCGGAGAGGGCGCTGGCCAGAAGCCCCCAGGGGAGGCCGTGCACGCTGGCCACCACCGCCACCGCGATCATGAACCAGGGGAGGATGTAGGGGTCGGCGTAGCCCAGGAACCCTAGGAGAAGCCCCACGAGAAAGGAGGCCAGGGCGACGACCGTATAGACCAGGGCCATGTTTGGCCCATGCTAACCCAGGCTTTTCCCGGCGGCTAGGGGGTAGGGGCCAGGGCCAGGTAGGCGAGGGCCCTTTCCGCGGCCCTCCTCCCGGAGCCCACCACCTCGGGGAGGCCCACCCCCGTCAGGTAGTTTCCCGCCAGAAAGAGGCCCGGGGCCTTGAGGAGAGCCATCTCCAGGCGCCCTACCCGCTCCAGGTGGCCCACGCGGTAGCTCGGCATCCCCTCGGGAAAGCGGAAGACGTAGGTGTAGCTGGGGCGCACCTCGAGGCCCAGGAAGCGCCTCAGGTCCTCCAGGGCCAGGCGGGCGAGCGCCGCCTCGGAAAGCCGCGCTTCCTCTCCCGAGAGGTAGGCCCGGACCAGGCTAACGCCCTCCGGGGCCCGGTGGGGCCACTTCCGGTGGGTCCAGGTGAAGCCTCGGACCCGGTACCCCTCGCCCGCCGCGACGAGGAGGCCGTGGCCCTCCAGGGGGAGCTCCTCGGGGAAGGCCAGGCTCACCGTGGCGGCCGGGGCGTGGGGGATGCCCTTGAGGAGGGCGGTGGCCTCGGGGAGGAAGGGCCTTAGGAGGCCCGCCGCCTGGGGGGCCGGGGTGGCCAGGACCACGGCCTCGGCCTCGAGGGTCCCCTTGGGGGTGTGGAGGCGGTAGCGCCCCCTTTGGGGCTCCAGGAAAAGGAGCGGGGTGGCGAGGAGGACCCTCTCCCCCAGGGCCTCCGCCATCCTCTGGGTGAGGGCGGAAAGCCCTTCGGGGAAGGAGAAGAAGAGGCTGCCTCCCTCGCGGCTTCCCCGCTTCCTCCTCTCCCGCATGGCCCCGAGGAGGAGGCTCCGGTGGGTTTGCTCCAGGGCCCAGAGCTGGGGAAAGGCCGCCCGCATGGAGAGCACGTCGGGCTCCCCGCCGTAGATCCCCCCGGCCAGGGGGGCCACCAGGGCGTTATAGACCTCAGGGCCAAGCCGCCTTTCCACAAACTCCCTTAAGGGCTCGTCCTCCTTGCTCCCCCGGGGGAGGAGGAGGTCCAGAAGGGCCCGGAGCTTCCCGGGGAAGGAGAGGAGGGGGGTTTTGGCCAGGGCGCGGAGGTCCCCCGGCACCAGCTGGAGGAGGCCCTCGGGGAGGGGGTGGGCCTTCCCCTTGCGCAGGATGAAGGCGGAGGGCTTTTGGGGCAGGGTGCCTATGGGCTCGAGGCCGAAGGCCTGGGCGAGCTCCAGCACCTCCTTTTTGTAGCGCACGCTGGCGTCAGGGCCGCCCTCCACCAGGAAGCCCCCCTGCCGCAGGGTGCGCACCTTGCCCCCGAGGCGGAGGGTGGCCTCCAGGAGGAGGAAGTCCGCCCCCGCCTCCTTCAGGGCCAAGGCGGCGGAAAGCCCCGCCCACCCCCCACCCACCACGGCTACCTGAGCCACGCCGCCTCCACCAGGTCCTTAAGGACCTGGATGTAGTCCAGATCGGCGTTCAGTCCCCGGGCCCGAAGAAGCCTCAGGCCCACCCGTTCTGCGGTGGCCTGGGCCTCGAGGTCCAGGTCGTAGTAGACCTCGAGGTGGTCGGCGGGGAAGCCCACCGCCTGGACCACCGCCTCCTCAAACCCCTCCTCCTTGAGCTTCCCCAAAAGCTCGTTGATGTCGGGGCCGAGCCAGGGCTCCGGGGTGCGCCCGGCCGACTGGTAGGCCACGTGGTAGCGAGGGAGGGAGAGCTTTTTGGCGATGAGCTCGGCCGTCCTCTCCACCTGCCTTGGGTAGGGGTCCCCCCTTTCCACGGCGGAGAGGGGGATGGAGTGGGCGGTGAAGACGTAGGCGGCCCGCTTGGGATCCCTGAGCCGCCAGATGGCCTCCTCCAGCCTCCTGGCGTAGGCGGCGATGAGGCCGGGATGGGCCTCGTAGCTCTCCACCCAGAGGAACGCTATGGGCTCGGGAAGGGCCTTCAGGGCCGCCTCCACCTTCTCCTGGTACTCGGCCACGCTCCTTAAGGAGTAGTGGGGGGCGGCCACCAGGGCCACGGCCCGCCGCACCCCGTCCTCGTGCATCGCCGCCACCGCCTCCCCGATGGAGGGGTGCCAGTGCTTGGTGCCCACGTAGACCCGCGCCGGGCCTTGGGGGGTGCGGGGGGGGTGGGGGCCCTGGAGGCGCTTGGGGTAGGCGGGGGCCTCGAGGTTCAAAAGGGCCTGGAGCCGGATGGCCTGGGCCAGGGTGATCTCGTTCAGGGGGCTTTTGCCGATGGCCTCGTAGCGCTCGGAAAGCTCCTTAAGGAGTTCCTCCGGGGGCCGCTTACCCCGGCGGATATCCGTGTAGTAGGGCTCTATCTCCTCCGGGGCGTAGGGGGTGCCGTAGGCCATCAAAAGGACGTTCATGCGGAAACCTCCTTCACGAGTTCTACCACGTAGGCCACGTTCTCCGCCGGGGTGCCGGGCAGGATGCCGTGGCCCAGGTTGAAGATGTGCCCAGGGCGGCCGGCGTTTTCCTGGAGGATCCTCAGGACCTCCCGCCGGATCACCTCTTTGGGGGCGAGGAGGACCGCGGGGTCCAGGTTCCCCTGGACCGGGGTCTTCCCCAGCACCTCCCGGGCCCAGGGGAGGGGGGTATGGTGGTCCAGGCCCAGGACATCCCCCCCCGCCCCCTGCATCTCCTGGAGGAACCCCATGGTCCCCACCCCGAAGTGGATCACCGGCACCCCAAGCGGCTTAAGGGCCCGGAAGAGCCCCTCCATGTGGGGCCTCACGTAGCGGCGGTAGTCCGCAGGGGAGAGGGCCCCCACCCAGGAGTCAAAGACCTGGAGGAGGTCGGCCCCCGCCTCCGCCTGGGCCCTCAGGTAGCGGGCCATGGCCTCGGCGAGCCTGGCCATGAGGCGGTGCCAGAGGGCCTCCTCGCGGTACATGAAGGCCTTCACCGTGAGGAAGCGGCGGCTCGGGCCCCCCTCCACCAGGTAGCTCGCCAGGGTGAAGGGGGCCCCGGCGAAGCCGATGAGGGGCACCCTAAGCTCCCGCTTCAGGATCCTTATGGCCTCCAGGACGAAGGGGACGGCCTCCTCGGGCACGAGGGGCCTTAGGGCCTCCACGCCCTTTTCGTCCCGGATGGGCTCGTGGATGACGGGGCCCTTCCCCTCCACCAGGGAGAGGCTTACCCCCATGCCGTAGAGGGGGGTGGTGATGTCGGCGAAGAGGATGGCCGCGTCCACGCCGAGCTCCCGCACGGGCAGGAGGGTGACCTCGGCGCAGACCTCCGGGTTTTCCACGATCTCGGGGAGGGTGTAGCGCTTGCGGATCTCCTGGTAGGCCTTCTGGTAGCGGCCTGCCTGGCGCATGAACCAGACGGGGGGCCTGGGGGTGGGCTCGCCCCGGGCGGCCCTTAGGAGGAGGTCGTTCACGCCCCCCATGGTAGCATGGGGCATGCGCGCCCTTTTCCTCGCCCTCTCCTTGGCCCTTGCCCCCCTCGCCCTGGCCCAGGAGGACCCCGCGGTGGCCCAGGTGGGGGCCGAGACCCTCCGCAAAAGCCAGTTTGAGCTCCGCTTCGGCCTTTTCGCCAAAAGCGCCCTGCGGCAGCTCGGCCTGCCCGACTCGGAGGAGACCCGGGCCCTTCTCGCCCAGTACCGCGCCCCCTACCTAGAGGCCCTGGCGGAGGAGCGGGCGCTTTTGCAGGTGGCGAGGCGGCAGGGGTTCTGGCCCCTGCCCGACCGCGTGCAGGCCCGGGTGGAGGAGCTCAAGGGGGCCATGGGCGAGGAGGCCCTGGAAGCGGCCCTGAAGGAGGCGGGGGTGCCGGACCTCGAGACCTATCGGCTTCTCCTCGCCGAGGCCTTGGCCCTCGAGGCCCTGGAGGGCCACTACCGAAAGCAGCTGAGGGTCGCTCCCGCCGCCCTTAAGGCCCTCTGGCTCCTCTCCCCCGAGTACCGCCACGGG includes:
- a CDS encoding peptidylprolyl isomerase, producing MRALFLALSLALAPLALAQEDPAVAQVGAETLRKSQFELRFGLFAKSALRQLGLPDSEETRALLAQYRAPYLEALAEERALLQVARRQGFWPLPDRVQARVEELKGAMGEEALEAALKEAGVPDLETYRLLLAEALALEALEGHYRKQLRVAPAALKALWLLSPEYRHGALYCARHVLLPTLEEAKEAMGRLGRGEAFPEVAQALSQDPGSREAGGALGCAPEGTYTPAFERALLALKPGEVSPPVKTEYGFHLILLERVLPPGRYPLEEVAEDLEARVKDQAWERLAKSLIRRIPIQLFPERL
- the hemH gene encoding ferrochelatase, with the translated sequence MNVLLMAYGTPYAPEEIEPYYTDIRRGKRPPEELLKELSERYEAIGKSPLNEITLAQAIRLQALLNLEAPAYPKRLQGPHPPRTPQGPARVYVGTKHWHPSIGEAVAAMHEDGVRRAVALVAAPHYSLRSVAEYQEKVEAALKALPEPIAFLWVESYEAHPGLIAAYARRLEEAIWRLRDPKRAAYVFTAHSIPLSAVERGDPYPRQVERTAELIAKKLSLPRYHVAYQSAGRTPEPWLGPDINELLGKLKEEGFEEAVVQAVGFPADHLEVYYDLDLEAQATAERVGLRLLRARGLNADLDYIQVLKDLVEAAWLR
- the hemG gene encoding protoporphyrinogen oxidase, yielding MAQVAVVGGGWAGLSAALALKEAGADFLLLEATLRLGGKVRTLRQGGFLVEGGPDASVRYKKEVLELAQAFGLEPIGTLPQKPSAFILRKGKAHPLPEGLLQLVPGDLRALAKTPLLSFPGKLRALLDLLLPRGSKEDEPLREFVERRLGPEVYNALVAPLAGGIYGGEPDVLSMRAAFPQLWALEQTHRSLLLGAMRERRKRGSREGGSLFFSFPEGLSALTQRMAEALGERVLLATPLLFLEPQRGRYRLHTPKGTLEAEAVVLATPAPQAAGLLRPFLPEATALLKGIPHAPAATVSLAFPEELPLEGHGLLVAAGEGYRVRGFTWTHRKWPHRAPEGVSLVRAYLSGEEARLSEAALARLALEDLRRFLGLEVRPSYTYVFRFPEGMPSYRVGHLERVGRLEMALLKAPGLFLAGNYLTGVGLPEVVGSGRRAAERALAYLALAPTP
- a CDS encoding diguanylate cyclase; translated protein: MALVYTVVALASFLVGLLLGFLGYADPYILPWFMIAVAVVASVHGLPWGLLASALSASALALFPQFSGVALALLLLSALLAHQVGEGLRRAHRRAKSLARLERLLASALEALPQAEDREALLKSLPERLVALGESGHVGVWVPQGSGFRRLASQPPMGLDWIPGTGVVGRAFREGRPVHIPDVRKEPSYIAPLGQEALSELALPLFERGEAVAVLNLERQKPFLPEEVEGLTRFAQAVSLQLSRLADLKERRILAELAEGLARADTLEEAAEGALALLVTSLGLESGTLWEARGARMQALASHGVREASLLQVLAEGLPFGVGLAWRVYETGSPLFTARYPEESQGVPALQALDWRTLAALPVPSQGAPRSRRVLVLGQREARPWRRAEVDLLLSACRTLSLGLERLTERARHQAVNRLFLDLLEKPLEALYPEVLEVAVRYVPGAEAGSLLVLEEGVYRFRAAVGYDLEGLKGVTFGLEAQLLWYGQGKEEALRGEPRVLSATERPIAEISHETAPPEVIDTAGRATEIQANLCLPIPHKGQVLAYLNLDNLHDPRAFGEDSLRAARFFAAPLATLLHESQTRKLLEEAALTDPLTGLPNRRAFEQTFLEELKRAERYGYPLSLAVLDLTGFKKLNDRLGHAVGDLALRRVAEALLGERRNGDKIFRWGGDEFAALFPHTGKEGAIKAAFRYAEAIGKLCFDGLCLGVNIGLATFPEDGKTADELLSAADTRMYQAKARGVAVLA
- a CDS encoding TA system VapC family ribonuclease toxin → MDLLDLNVWFALLVPEHPFHPRARAYWEEASDPFLVRVTALGLLRLLTNAKAMGGRPLGVREAWEVYWELRLSSRVPLLEEPEGLDEALADLVRGGLSPRLWTDAYLAAFALAGGHRLVTLDQDFRRFPGLEVLRLSP
- the hemE gene encoding uroporphyrinogen decarboxylase, which encodes MGGVNDLLLRAARGEPTPRPPVWFMRQAGRYQKAYQEIRKRYTLPEIVENPEVCAEVTLLPVRELGVDAAILFADITTPLYGMGVSLSLVEGKGPVIHEPIRDEKGVEALRPLVPEEAVPFVLEAIRILKRELRVPLIGFAGAPFTLASYLVEGGPSRRFLTVKAFMYREEALWHRLMARLAEAMARYLRAQAEAGADLLQVFDSWVGALSPADYRRYVRPHMEGLFRALKPLGVPVIHFGVGTMGFLQEMQGAGGDVLGLDHHTPLPWAREVLGKTPVQGNLDPAVLLAPKEVIRREVLRILQENAGRPGHIFNLGHGILPGTPAENVAYVVELVKEVSA